AGTTGTTCGTGCTATTTCTCATGATACTATGATCCCTCAATTTATTCTTGAGAAATCATCTTGGTGGCAAACCTTGAAGATAGTATATGATATTCTTTTTCTCACTAACATTGACGTCGATGAAATCTGTGGAATCACATATTTATGTGTTCTGCCGTTTACAATCTTTCTCTTTGGGCCATGTGAATGCATGTTCAACTCCCATTATATCTTTTTCAGCCTAATAGTATCTTCATGTCAGAAGCAAGCAACATGTTGGTAGTTATGGGTCCAAACATGTAAGGGAACTCTTGCTTTACCTCCCCAATTGCGGATCAATTGACCAAAAAATCATCATCGGCTCATGTTTGCATTTGCATTTCATATCCTAAGGAGCGGAAAGAGCACCTATCTCCAACAGGTGTGTCTAGTAGTTATTCTTGCTCAGATTGGCTGCTATGTCCCAGCTCGATTTGCAACTATGCGTGTGGTTGACCGCATATTCACAAGAATGGGGACAATGGATAACCTTGAGTCAAATTCAAGCACGGTAAACCTCTAAATTCTCCTATACTGGTAGACGATAATTATAATTTCCAAGGATTTGGCGTATTGATGAATCCCAACAGTTTTTATATCATATGGAGAGCCTGATGATATcagtattaattttttaatgtcGCAGTTTATGACAGAGATGAGAGAGACCGCTTTCATAATGCAGAATGTCTCGAACAGGTAGTCTTTGTGAAAGCATTGACACAAATGAACCTCCACTCGGTTTCATATCCTGTGAACGCCTGAAAATGTAGGAGTTTGATAGTCATGGATGAACTCGGGAGAGCTACTTCTTCCTCGGACGGGTTAGCAATGGCATGGAGCTGCTGCGAGCATCTGTTATCGCTCAAAGCGTAAGCATTTGACTgagtttttatttcattttcagaTCGCTGAAAGGTACTTAATAAGTAAGTAAATGAGCATTTGATGGCAAATGAACTTTCAGGTACACAGTATTTGCAACCCATATGGACAGCCTGGCAGAGTTGGCAACTATCTACCCGAATGTCAAGGTTCTGCATTTTTATGTAGACATCAGAGACAACCGCTTAGACTTCAAGGTTCTGACTTCATCCCACTCGCATGACTGAGGTTTTAGCTACCTACTGCTGCTAAATTTTACAGTTACTGATGATCAGTTCCAACTACGAGATGGAACCTTACATGTTCCTCACTACGGCCTTCTGTTAGCAGAAGTGGCTGGTCTGCCTAATACAGTGATCGAAACAGCTAGGACCATAACCTCAAGGATCACAGACAAGGTATTCTTGCACAAAACTTTAATAAATTGAAAATACAGGATCTGGATTCATTACAGCATAGCATAAAAAGATAAGGTCCTTTTGTGTTTTGAGTTTTCGTGTTTGTAATGAATGTGATGGCAGGAATTGAAAAGAATAGAGCTAAACTGTGAGAAGCACCAAGAAATGCATCGGATTTACAAAGTCGCACAAAAGTTGATATGCTTGAAGTACTCCAAACAAAACGAAGACTCGATCCGTCAAGCTCTTCAGAATCTAAAGGACAGCTTCACTGAAGGAAGGCTCTAAGCAGAcggttatttttcttttttttggtcgagTGCAGACGTATATCTTTAAGGTACGGAAACAAAAACAGTCCAACTTAACCAAGAAACATAGCTTTATGGTCAGATTCAATGTTTTACGGAATTCAAAACTTGAAAACAAACTCTTGAATGCAAAAGTTATACATCCCAAAATTCTGAAACATAAATCCAAACAGAAGATATaccactcgagcaaaaaaaaaaaacatagagtTGATCACCGGTAACGACGGAGAGATAGAGAGTTGTTCTTCTTCCAGGTAGCCCTGCGGGAAGGTCTGTTCTTGTGGTTGTTGTGACCCTTTCCACGAAGACCACGATTCTTCTTTCCTTCTGAGGTGAGCCCTCTGAGTTCTCTGTGCTTGTGCACTGGGTTGCAGATCCAGTTGATCCTCGGATCATTTCGGATGGCATTGTGTGCAGGGTCCACAAGTATAATCTCGTAATACTTGTAGGTAGAGTCCTGAGCAAATAAGAGACACCATTATATCAGTATGTGAACCAAACAGTTACAGTATGAGCTACACATGCACAGGCCAATGACTAATTGTTTAAGAGGCATCGTATTATGAAAGTAATGCTAGACTGACTAGTAATGCTTACCTCGTTGAGCCAGTAGGAGTTAACGACCCTAAGGCCACTAAGTTTGCGACCAGCACGTTCCTCAGCAACAGATCTCTTACTGCGCTGGAATTTGAGCTGTGTCACTCCCTGGTTTGTGGGTTTACCATAGACAATACCCTTGGGAACAGGCCTCTTGCGACCTCCACGTCTAACACGCACACGGTAGACAACAAACCCCTAACAAAAAAAGTATAACAGATATAAGCAAAACAGCAAACTCAATGaatgaaaacaataaaatgCCAATCCATTAATGTATCAATTTTAGACAAGAACAGAGTCTACCATAGATAAAGACATGTTCGGTCAGAAAATTGAATTGATTTTGCTGATCTCAGGAAGTGTTCAATCATGTAAACGCAGACATCTACTTGTAAAAAGGAGAATGTCTACGGGTCAAGACACCGCTTGACCAGCTTAGTAACAATCAAAGGCTTGGCTCGAGATTACCTAAAAACAATAAAAGGGCAAGAGAACAAGAAGAGTACCTGCTTGGCCTTGTAGCCGAGACGACGGGCTTTGTCGGGACGAGTGGGACGAACAAGACGAACAATGGAAGGCTGCTGGCGATACTCCCAGCACCTAACCCTCTGAACAAACCTCATCACATCCGACTGCTTCTTCCTCCATAGCTCAGACACGTACTTGTACGCCCCTGTCGTTACAAAAATCACATTTCTTAAACTCTTAATTCCATTCTCGTACAAAACACATATCACCAAACTCTGATGAACATTACAGAAACACGACAGAAAGAGAGATGAAAGTAGAGAAGCCATACCCATTGCTGATTCCCGGCGTCGCAGTTACTTGTTTCTTGTTTCTTGTATCTAGGTTTTTGGTTTTATACAAGATGATTCCATGGGGGGGAGGTAGCTAGGGCTTCCATCCACCTTCAGTCTGGcccattttctttatttattggGCCTTCGCGGCACAATCATACCTTACAGAAAGGGTGCGTTACGGTTGAAGCCAcattttatgattagtttacATGTCATATTTGGTCCTCGCCACTTTATCTACAATTAGATACGGCAATCATGGATCTTGACCGTGAGTCTGGCCTGTAAAGGACTGTCGCGGTACGATATTAGGATGAGATTTTCTAGGCCCGTAAATTTGAGGACTTCGAGAAACGAGTTTTTACAGGACTAAATTTTTTGCGGGATAGCCGAAACGGTTCATGCGGGATTACATGGATCcgcattttttcttctttcttattTACCTGAAAGAAGCGAGAAAGAGAGTGAAAAAGAAACGATTCTTGTGACTTTTCCCTCAGAAAACATAAGGAGTTTCAGCGATGATGCATGATTCAAGCTCCGgtgatgatgattcgagctccggCGATGACGACTCCAGCTCCAGCGATGACGATTCGAGCTCTGgtggtgttttgatttggttttctatttttattacaCACAGCTATGAATTGCTTTATTACAATGTGatatttcttgtttaagttgattgAATTTGTTTTCAGTACAGTGAAGTagtgtttttcttaaattaaatttggttacaatgGGGTTATTTAGGAGAAAAGTTAAATGTATAGCACGTCACTCATATAGTTTGGCAAAGTGATTcacgatttttttttgcaatccaaataattaaaaagaaagatgGTTTGATGAAGACATACAATATTTGAgtaaaattattacaaagacaacaactcaatcagattcaaactcaacaaaagcTTACGCTAATAACAAAAGAAGACTTTTAACTCAAGAACGCAAGCACAAACGGAGCTTTGtggcattgattttgataaggCTTTAGTGAAGCTTAATGAGCTCTCTTCAACCCTCTTACACAACTCTTCTACTTGAACATTCATGAAAGAAACTTTAGTAGGTGGTTTGATAAGGAGGCGTCCCGCAGGACGATCCGCTAAGGCTTATATATTCTGTGGTACGGGTTTGGACCGGCATTTTGAAGACCGCAGCCTGCACGAGACAGGTCCGCTGTAACCCGCTCGACGACTAACCCGCCGCGGTACGGGACGGAACGGGATGGATAAACCTGTTTGACATCTCTATGTACAATAATTATGATTTTAGATTGAAAAGGTAGAATCTCTATCTACAATAATTATGATTTTAGATTGAAAAGGGAGTGCTgttccataaaaaaaatttggaaaagagtaacaaatttaatttttcctCGAAAACCGTTAAAtcatgttttataatatttacattatttagtATGAATATTTGAATGTTTATACTGACTAGACTCTATAGACGGTTCAAATAATCATAAAGTTGTTTGGTTGGACATAGACCACTTTAGGCTTCACCAACAAATATCCAGCAAAAAATGTCCATCTGAACATGTTCAAATAGACGTTGTCCGCCCATTTGACATCTCTAGTGACAAGTAAAATGTGTCTTAAAatctaacctatactaaaaggtGAATATGGAGTGTTTCTAGCATGTCCACGTAGGCTA
The sequence above is drawn from the Brassica napus cultivar Da-Ae chromosome A8, Da-Ae, whole genome shotgun sequence genome and encodes:
- the LOC106381660 gene encoding 60S ribosomal protein L15-1-like, with the protein product MGAYKYVSELWRKKQSDVMRFVQRVRCWEYRQQPSIVRLVRPTRPDKARRLGYKAKQGFVVYRVRVRRGGRKRPVPKGIVYGKPTNQGVTQLKFQRSKRSVAEERAGRKLSGLRVVNSYWLNEDSTYKYYEIILVDPAHNAIRNDPRINWICNPVHKHRELRGLTSEGKKNRGLRGKGHNNHKNRPSRRATWKKNNSLSLRRYR